Proteins encoded by one window of Streptomyces clavuligerus:
- the coaA gene encoding type I pantothenate kinase has product MEVISSPPPFPSANVPPTASAGGPRRGGEPAPTPFVDLTRAQWSALRDRTPLPLTADEVERLRGLGDVIDLDEVRDVYLPLSRLLNLYVQATGELRGALNTFLGDAGRGQGEQRGTPFVIGVAGSVAVGKSTVARLLQALLARWPEHPRVERVTTDGFLYPMKELRARGLMSRKGFPESYDRRALTRFVADVKSGKEEVTAPVYSHLIYDIVPGERLVVRRPDILIVEGLNVLQPAQPGQDGRTRVGLADYFDFSVYVDARPEDIESWYLHRFRRLRETAFQDPSSYFRKYTQVSEEESMEYARTMWRTVNQPNLLENVAPTRGRATLILRKGADHKVRRLSLRKL; this is encoded by the coding sequence ATGGAGGTGATCTCCTCACCTCCGCCGTTCCCGTCCGCGAACGTCCCGCCGACCGCGTCCGCGGGCGGGCCCCGCCGGGGCGGCGAACCGGCGCCGACGCCGTTCGTCGACCTCACCCGCGCCCAGTGGAGCGCCCTGCGCGACCGGACCCCGCTGCCGCTGACGGCCGACGAGGTGGAGCGGCTGCGCGGACTCGGTGACGTCATCGACCTCGACGAGGTACGCGATGTCTATCTGCCGCTGTCCCGGCTGCTCAACCTCTATGTCCAGGCCACCGGGGAGCTGCGGGGCGCCCTCAACACCTTCCTGGGCGACGCGGGCCGCGGCCAGGGCGAGCAGCGCGGCACCCCCTTCGTCATAGGGGTGGCGGGCTCCGTCGCGGTCGGCAAGTCCACCGTGGCCCGGCTGCTCCAGGCGCTGCTGGCGCGCTGGCCCGAGCACCCCCGGGTGGAGCGGGTCACCACGGACGGCTTCCTCTATCCGATGAAGGAGCTGCGGGCCCGTGGGCTGATGTCCCGCAAGGGGTTCCCCGAGTCCTACGACCGCAGGGCTCTCACCCGTTTCGTCGCGGACGTCAAATCCGGCAAGGAGGAGGTCACCGCGCCGGTCTACTCCCATCTGATCTATGACATCGTCCCCGGTGAACGGCTGGTGGTCCGCCGCCCCGACATCCTCATCGTGGAGGGGCTGAACGTCCTCCAGCCCGCGCAGCCGGGCCAGGACGGCCGCACCCGGGTGGGGCTCGCGGACTACTTCGACTTCTCGGTCTACGTCGACGCCCGGCCCGAGGACATCGAGAGCTGGTACCTCCACCGCTTCCGCAGGCTGCGGGAGACCGCCTTCCAGGACCCGTCCTCGTACTTCCGGAAGTACACCCAGGTCTCCGAGGAGGAGTCCATGGAGTACGCCCGGACCATGTGGCGGACCGTCAACCAGCCCAATCTGCTGGAGAACGTGGCCCCCACCCGGGGCCGCGCCACGCTGATCCTGCGCAAGGGCGCCGACCACAAGGTCCGGCGGCTGTCGCTGCGCAAGCTCTGA
- the rpsI gene encoding 30S ribosomal protein S9: MAETTAEIPVEGEETYAEVTTFESEVPVEGEYTSESLASRFGDPQPAAGLGRRKNAIARVRIVPGTGKWKINGRTLEDYFPNKVHQQEVNEPFKVLELDNRYDVVARISGGGVSGQAGALRLGVARALNEADVDNNRGPLKKAGFLSRDDRAVERKKAGLKKARKAPQYSKR; this comes from the coding sequence GTGGCCGAGACCACCGCTGAAATCCCCGTCGAGGGCGAAGAGACCTACGCCGAGGTCACCACCTTCGAGTCGGAGGTGCCCGTCGAGGGCGAGTACACCTCCGAGTCCCTGGCCTCCCGCTTCGGCGACCCGCAGCCGGCCGCCGGCCTGGGCCGCCGCAAGAACGCCATCGCCCGCGTCCGGATCGTCCCGGGCACCGGCAAGTGGAAGATCAACGGTCGCACCCTTGAGGACTACTTCCCCAACAAGGTGCACCAGCAGGAAGTCAACGAGCCCTTCAAGGTGCTCGAACTCGACAACCGCTACGACGTTGTCGCCCGCATCTCCGGCGGCGGCGTCTCCGGCCAGGCCGGCGCCCTGCGCCTCGGTGTGGCCCGTGCGCTGAACGAGGCGGACGTGGACAACAACCGCGGCCCGCTGAAGAAGGCCGGCTTCCTGAGCCGCGACGACCGCGCGGTCGAGCGCAAGAAGGCCGGTCTGAAGAAGGCCCGCAAGGCCCCGCAGTACAGCAAGCGCTAA
- a CDS encoding DNA-directed RNA polymerase subunit alpha — protein sequence MLIAQRPSLTEEVVDEYRSRFVIEPLEPGFGYTLGNSLRRTLLSSIPGAAVTSIRIDGVLHEFTTVPGVKEDVTDLILNIKQLVVSSEHDEPVVMYLRKQGPGLVTAADIAPPAGVEVHNPDLVLATLNGKGKLEMELTVERGRGYVSAVQNKQVGQEIGRIPVDSIYSPVLKVTYKVEATRVEQRTDFDKLIVDVETKQAMRPRDAMASAGKTLVELFGLARELNIDAEGIDMGPSPTDAALAADLALPIEELELTVRSYNCLKREGIHSVGELVARSEADLLDIRNFGAKSIDEVKAKLAGMGLALKDSPPGFDPTAAADAFGADDDADAGFVETEQY from the coding sequence ATGCTGATCGCTCAGCGTCCCTCGCTGACCGAAGAGGTCGTCGACGAGTACCGCTCCCGGTTCGTGATCGAGCCGCTGGAGCCGGGCTTCGGCTACACCCTCGGCAACTCCCTCCGCCGTACCCTCCTCTCCTCGATCCCGGGTGCGGCGGTCACGTCCATCCGCATCGACGGCGTGCTGCACGAGTTCACCACCGTGCCGGGCGTCAAGGAGGACGTCACCGACCTGATCCTCAACATCAAGCAGCTGGTCGTCTCCTCGGAGCACGACGAGCCGGTCGTGATGTACCTGCGCAAGCAGGGCCCGGGTCTGGTCACCGCCGCCGACATCGCGCCCCCGGCCGGTGTCGAGGTGCACAACCCCGACCTGGTCCTCGCCACCCTCAACGGCAAGGGCAAGCTGGAGATGGAGCTGACCGTCGAGCGCGGTCGCGGCTATGTCTCCGCCGTCCAGAACAAGCAGGTGGGCCAGGAGATCGGCCGTATCCCGGTCGACTCCATCTACTCGCCGGTCCTCAAGGTCACCTACAAGGTCGAGGCCACCCGAGTCGAGCAGCGCACCGACTTCGACAAGCTGATCGTCGACGTCGAGACCAAGCAGGCCATGCGCCCGCGCGACGCCATGGCGTCCGCCGGCAAGACCCTGGTCGAGCTGTTCGGTCTGGCCCGTGAGCTGAACATCGACGCCGAGGGCATCGACATGGGTCCGTCCCCGACGGACGCCGCGCTCGCCGCCGATCTGGCGTTGCCGATCGAGGAGCTGGAGCTGACCGTCCGCTCCTACAACTGCCTCAAGCGCGAGGGCATCCACTCCGTGGGTGAGCTGGTCGCCCGCTCCGAGGCCGACCTGCTCGACATCCGCAACTTCGGTGCGAAGTCGATCGACGAGGTCAAGGCGAAGCTGGCCGGCATGGGCCTGGCCCTCAAGGACAGCCCGCCCGGATTCGACCCGACCGCCGCCGCCGACGCCTTCGGCGCGGACGACGACGCGGACGCCGGGTTCGTGGAGACCGAGCAGTACTGA
- the rpsM gene encoding 30S ribosomal protein S13, protein MARVSGVDIPREKRVEIALTYVFGIGRTLAQETLAATGVNPNTRVRDLAEEDLVKIREYVDNNIKTEGDLRREIQADIRRKVEIGCYQGLRHRRGLPVHGQRTSTNARTRKGPRRAIAGKKKPGKK, encoded by the coding sequence ATGGCACGCGTTTCCGGTGTTGACATCCCGCGCGAAAAGCGTGTGGAGATCGCACTCACCTACGTCTTCGGTATCGGCCGCACCCTGGCGCAGGAGACCCTCGCCGCCACCGGTGTGAACCCGAACACCCGCGTTCGTGACCTGGCCGAAGAGGACCTGGTCAAGATCCGCGAGTACGTGGACAACAACATCAAGACCGAGGGTGACCTCCGTCGCGAGATCCAGGCCGACATCCGCCGCAAGGTGGAGATCGGCTGCTACCAGGGTCTGCGTCACCGCCGCGGTCTGCCGGTCCACGGCCAGCGCACCAGCACGAACGCTCGTACCCGCAAGGGCCCGCGTCGCGCCATCGCCGGTAAGAAGAAGCCGGGCAAGAAGTAG
- the rpmJ gene encoding 50S ribosomal protein L36 has product MKVKPSVKKICDKCKVIRRHGRVMVICDNLRHKQRQG; this is encoded by the coding sequence ATGAAGGTCAAGCCGAGCGTCAAGAAGATCTGCGACAAGTGCAAGGTGATCCGCCGTCACGGCCGGGTCATGGTCATCTGCGACAACCTGCGCCACAAGCAGCGCCAGGGCTGA
- the map gene encoding type I methionyl aminopeptidase: protein MVQIKTPEQIAKMREAGLVVAAIHAATREAAVPGATTRDLDEVARKVIAEHGAKSNFLGYGGFPATICTSVNEVVVHGIPDDKTVLKDGDIISIDAGAVIDGWHGDAAYTAFVGTGHAPELVELSRVTEASMWAGIAAMKSGNRLVDVSRSIETYIRRQPKPGGGRYGIIEEYGGHGIGTEMHMEPHLLNYVARKRGKGPKLVPGLCLAIEPMVSLGTPKTEVLADEWTVITTDGTWSSHWEHSVAVTEEGPLVLTAPDCGRARLAELGITAAPDPLG, encoded by the coding sequence ATGGTGCAGATCAAGACCCCGGAGCAGATCGCGAAGATGCGCGAGGCGGGGCTGGTCGTCGCCGCGATCCACGCCGCGACGCGCGAGGCCGCCGTGCCCGGCGCCACCACCCGGGACCTGGACGAGGTCGCCCGCAAGGTGATCGCCGAGCACGGGGCGAAGTCGAACTTCCTGGGCTACGGCGGTTTCCCCGCCACGATCTGCACCTCGGTGAACGAGGTCGTCGTCCATGGCATCCCGGACGACAAGACCGTGCTCAAGGACGGCGACATCATCTCCATCGACGCCGGTGCCGTCATCGACGGCTGGCACGGGGACGCCGCCTACACCGCCTTCGTCGGCACCGGTCACGCCCCGGAGCTGGTCGAGCTGTCCCGGGTGACCGAGGCGTCCATGTGGGCCGGGATCGCCGCGATGAAGAGCGGCAACCGCCTGGTGGACGTCTCGCGGTCCATCGAGACCTACATCCGCCGCCAGCCCAAGCCGGGCGGCGGCCGGTACGGGATCATCGAGGAGTACGGCGGCCACGGCATCGGCACCGAGATGCACATGGAACCGCATCTGCTGAACTACGTCGCCCGCAAGCGCGGCAAGGGCCCCAAGCTGGTGCCCGGCCTCTGCCTGGCCATCGAGCCGATGGTCTCGCTGGGCACGCCGAAGACCGAGGTGCTCGCGGACGAGTGGACCGTGATCACCACGGACGGGACCTGGTCCTCCCACTGGGAGCACTCGGTGGCCGTGACCGAGGAGGGGCCGCTCGTCCTCACCGCGCCGGACTGCGGCCGGGCCCGGCTGGCCGAGCTGGGGATCACGGCGGCGCCGGACCCGCTGGGCTGA
- the rplQ gene encoding 50S ribosomal protein L17, with the protein MPKPAKGARLGGSAAHERLLLANLAKALFEHGRITTTEAKARRLRPVAERLITKAKKGDIHNRRLVLQTITDKGIVHALFTEIAPRYAERPGGYTRITKIGNRRGDNAPMAVIELVEGEIAKKATVAEAEAATQRAVKEDALKKEEAATEDAPAAEAADEAKAESKDA; encoded by the coding sequence ATGCCGAAGCCCGCCAAGGGTGCCCGTCTGGGCGGCAGCGCCGCGCACGAGCGTCTGCTCCTCGCGAACCTCGCGAAGGCGCTGTTCGAGCACGGCCGGATCACCACGACCGAGGCCAAGGCCCGCCGCCTGCGTCCGGTCGCCGAGCGCCTGATCACCAAGGCGAAGAAGGGCGACATCCACAACCGTCGCCTGGTGCTTCAGACGATCACGGACAAGGGCATCGTCCACGCCCTGTTCACCGAGATCGCTCCGCGGTACGCCGAGCGTCCGGGTGGTTACACCCGTATCACCAAGATCGGCAACCGCCGTGGTGACAACGCTCCCATGGCCGTGATCGAGCTGGTCGAGGGCGAGATCGCCAAGAAGGCCACCGTCGCCGAGGCCGAGGCCGCCACCCAGCGTGCGGTCAAGGAAGACGCCCTCAAGAAGGAGGAGGCGGCCACCGAGGACGCCCCCGCCGCCGAGGCCGCCGACGAGGCGAAGGCCGAGTCCAAGGACGCCTGA
- the rplM gene encoding 50S ribosomal protein L13, whose protein sequence is MRTYSPKPGDVTRQWHVIDAQDVVLGRLATTAATLLRGKHKPIYAPHVDAGDFVIIINADKVHLSGNKRTQKMAYRHSGYPGGLRSVRYDELMDKNPEKAVEKAVKGMLPKNSLGRQMLSKLKVYAGENHPHAAQQPVPFEITQVAQ, encoded by the coding sequence GTGCGTACGTACAGCCCCAAGCCCGGCGATGTGACGCGTCAGTGGCACGTCATCGACGCGCAGGACGTCGTCCTGGGCCGTCTGGCGACCACCGCCGCCACCCTGCTGCGCGGCAAGCACAAGCCGATCTACGCCCCCCACGTCGACGCTGGTGACTTCGTCATCATCATCAACGCGGACAAGGTGCACCTGTCCGGCAACAAGCGGACCCAGAAGATGGCCTACCGCCACTCCGGCTACCCGGGTGGTCTGCGTTCCGTCCGCTACGACGAGCTGATGGACAAGAACCCCGAGAAGGCCGTGGAGAAGGCCGTCAAGGGCATGCTCCCGAAGAACTCCCTGGGCCGTCAGATGCTCTCGAAGCTGAAGGTCTACGCGGGCGAGAACCACCCCCACGCTGCGCAGCAGCCGGTTCCGTTCGAGATCACCCAGGTCGCGCAGTAG
- the infA gene encoding translation initiation factor IF-1 yields the protein MAKKQGAIEIEGTVIESLPNAMFKVELQNGHKVLAHISGKMRMHYIRILPDDRVVVELSPYDLTRGRIVYRYK from the coding sequence GTGGCCAAGAAGCAAGGTGCCATCGAGATCGAGGGCACCGTGATCGAGTCCCTCCCGAACGCGATGTTCAAGGTGGAGCTTCAGAACGGTCACAAGGTCCTCGCGCACATCTCCGGCAAGATGCGGATGCACTACATCCGAATCCTTCCGGACGACCGGGTCGTCGTGGAGCTGTCTCCGTACGACCTGACGCGTGGCCGGATCGTCTACCGCTACAAGTAG
- a CDS encoding ABC-F family ATP-binding cassette domain-containing protein — protein sequence MGHLEAAHLEYYLPDGRVLLADVSFRVGEGAVVALVGANGAGKTTLLRLLSGELKAHGGTVTVSGGLGVMPQFIGSVRDERTVRDLLVSLAQPRVREAARAVDEAEHLIMTVDDEAAQMRYAQALSDWAEARGYEAETLWDMCTTAALGVPYERAQWRELRTLSGGEQKRLALEALLRGPDQVLLLDEPDNYLDVPGKRWLEERLKETRKTVLFVSHDRELLSRAAQKIVSVEPGPAGSDVWVHGGGFATYHEARQQRFARFEELKRRWDEKHAQLKALVHRLRQQAAISPDMASRYAAAQTRLRKFEEAGPPPEPPREQEIRMRLRGGRTGVRAVTCAGLELTGLMKPFDLEVFYGERVAVLGSNGSGKSHFLRLLAGDASVAATGAWKLGARVVPGHFAQTHAHPELEGRTLVDILWTEHAKDRGGAMSVLRRYELERQGDQSFDRLSGGQQARFQILLLELVGTTALLLDEPTDNLDLESAEALQDGLESYEGTVLAVTHDRWFARSFDRYLVFGSDGVVRETREPVWDERRVQRAR from the coding sequence ATGGGACATCTCGAAGCCGCACATCTGGAGTACTACCTTCCCGACGGGCGGGTGCTGCTCGCCGACGTCTCGTTCCGGGTCGGCGAGGGCGCCGTGGTCGCTCTGGTCGGCGCGAACGGCGCGGGGAAGACCACCCTGCTGCGGCTGCTCTCGGGGGAGCTGAAGGCGCACGGCGGCACCGTGACCGTCAGTGGCGGCCTCGGGGTGATGCCCCAGTTCATCGGCTCGGTCCGGGACGAGCGGACCGTACGGGACCTGCTGGTCTCCCTCGCCCAGCCCCGGGTCCGGGAGGCCGCGCGGGCCGTGGACGAGGCCGAGCACCTGATCATGACCGTGGACGACGAGGCCGCGCAGATGCGGTACGCCCAGGCGCTCAGCGACTGGGCGGAGGCCCGCGGCTACGAGGCCGAGACCCTGTGGGACATGTGCACCACGGCCGCCCTCGGCGTCCCCTACGAGCGGGCCCAATGGCGTGAGCTGCGCACCCTCAGCGGCGGTGAGCAGAAGCGGCTCGCCCTGGAGGCGCTGCTGCGCGGCCCCGACCAGGTGCTGCTCCTCGACGAGCCCGACAACTATCTGGACGTCCCCGGCAAGCGCTGGCTGGAGGAGCGGCTGAAGGAGACCCGTAAGACGGTCCTCTTCGTCTCGCACGACCGGGAGCTGCTCTCCCGCGCCGCCCAGAAGATCGTCAGTGTGGAGCCCGGCCCGGCGGGCTCGGACGTCTGGGTGCACGGCGGCGGCTTCGCCACGTACCACGAGGCCCGGCAGCAGCGGTTCGCCCGGTTCGAGGAGCTGAAGCGGCGCTGGGACGAGAAGCACGCGCAGCTGAAGGCGCTGGTGCACCGGCTGCGCCAGCAGGCGGCGATCAGCCCCGACATGGCCTCGCGGTACGCGGCGGCGCAGACCCGGCTGCGGAAGTTCGAGGAGGCGGGGCCGCCGCCCGAGCCGCCGAGGGAGCAGGAGATCCGGATGCGGCTGCGCGGCGGGCGCACCGGTGTGCGGGCCGTGACCTGCGCGGGGCTGGAGCTGACCGGGCTGATGAAACCGTTCGACCTGGAGGTCTTCTACGGCGAGCGGGTGGCGGTCCTCGGCTCGAACGGCTCCGGGAAGTCGCACTTCCTGCGGCTGCTCGCGGGGGATGCCTCGGTGGCCGCCACGGGGGCGTGGAAGCTGGGCGCGCGGGTGGTCCCCGGCCACTTCGCGCAGACCCACGCCCACCCCGAGCTGGAGGGCCGGACCCTGGTCGACATCCTGTGGACGGAGCACGCGAAGGACCGGGGCGGGGCGATGTCGGTGCTCCGCCGGTACGAGCTGGAACGCCAGGGGGACCAGAGCTTCGACCGGCTCTCCGGCGGGCAGCAGGCGCGGTTCCAGATCCTGCTGCTGGAGCTGGTGGGGACGACCGCGCTGCTCCTGGACGAGCCCACCGACAACCTGGACCTGGAGTCGGCGGAGGCGCTCCAGGACGGTCTGGAGAGCTATGAGGGGACGGTGCTGGCCGTGACGCACGACCGCTGGTTCGCCCGTTCCTTCGACCGCTATCTGGTCTTCGGCTCGGACGGGGTGGTGCGGGAGACCCGGGAGCCGGTCTGGGACGAGCGCCGGGTGCAGCGCGCACGGTAA
- the glmM gene encoding phosphoglucosamine mutase has protein sequence MGRLFGTDGVRGVANADLTAELALGLSVAAAHVLAEAGTFEGHRPTAVVGRDPRASGEFLEAAVVAGLASAGVDVLRVGVLPTPAVAYLTGALGADLGVMLSASHNAMPDNGIKFLARGGHKLADELENRIESVYEQHRSGEPWNRPTGVGVGRVRDYDEGFDKYIAHLVAVLPNRLDGLRIVLDEAHGAAARVSPEAFARAGAEVVTIGAEPDGLNINDGCGSTHLGLLKAAVVAHGADFGIAHDGDADRCLAVDGAGEEVDGDQIMAVLALALRDAGALRGNTVVGTVMSNLGFKLAMEREGVQVVQTAVGDRYVLESMKEHGYALGGEQSGHVIVLDHATTGDGTLTGLLLAARVAATGRSLAELAAVMERLPQVLINVPDVDRSRVHTSGELAAAVADAERELGTSGRVLLRPSGTEPLVRVMVEAADSEQARSVAERLADVVKSALG, from the coding sequence GTGGGACGACTCTTCGGCACGGACGGTGTGCGCGGTGTCGCCAACGCGGATCTGACGGCGGAGCTGGCCCTCGGGCTCTCGGTCGCCGCCGCGCATGTGCTCGCCGAGGCGGGAACCTTTGAGGGGCACCGGCCGACCGCCGTGGTCGGACGTGACCCACGGGCGTCGGGGGAGTTCCTGGAGGCCGCCGTCGTGGCCGGTCTGGCGAGCGCGGGCGTGGACGTCCTGCGTGTCGGTGTGCTGCCCACCCCCGCGGTGGCGTATCTCACCGGTGCGCTCGGCGCCGACCTCGGGGTGATGCTCTCCGCCAGCCACAACGCGATGCCGGACAACGGGATCAAGTTCCTGGCGCGCGGCGGGCACAAGCTCGCCGACGAGCTGGAGAACCGGATCGAGTCGGTCTACGAGCAGCACCGCTCCGGTGAGCCGTGGAACCGTCCCACCGGCGTCGGTGTCGGCCGGGTCCGCGACTACGACGAGGGCTTCGACAAGTACATCGCGCACCTCGTCGCCGTGCTGCCGAACCGGCTCGACGGACTGAGGATCGTCCTGGACGAGGCGCACGGCGCCGCCGCCCGGGTCTCCCCCGAGGCGTTCGCGCGGGCCGGGGCCGAGGTCGTCACCATCGGTGCCGAACCGGACGGGCTCAACATCAACGACGGCTGCGGCTCGACCCACCTCGGTCTGCTCAAGGCCGCGGTCGTGGCGCACGGGGCCGACTTCGGCATCGCCCACGACGGCGACGCGGACCGCTGCCTCGCCGTGGACGGCGCGGGCGAGGAGGTCGACGGCGACCAGATCATGGCCGTGCTGGCGCTGGCGCTGCGCGACGCGGGCGCCCTGCGCGGCAACACGGTCGTCGGCACCGTGATGTCGAACCTGGGCTTCAAGCTGGCGATGGAGCGCGAGGGCGTCCAGGTGGTGCAGACGGCGGTCGGCGACCGCTATGTCCTGGAGTCGATGAAGGAGCACGGCTACGCGCTGGGTGGCGAGCAGTCCGGGCATGTCATCGTCCTGGACCACGCCACCACCGGGGACGGCACCCTCACCGGGCTGCTGCTGGCCGCCCGGGTGGCCGCCACCGGCCGTTCGCTGGCCGAGCTGGCCGCCGTGATGGAGCGGCTGCCGCAGGTCCTGATCAACGTCCCGGACGTGGACAGGTCCCGGGTGCACACCTCCGGCGAGCTGGCGGCGGCCGTCGCCGACGCCGAGCGCGAGCTGGGCACGAGCGGCCGGGTGCTGCTGCGTCCGTCCGGCACCGAACCGCTGGTCCGGGTCATGGTCGAGGCCGCCGACAGCGAGCAGGCCCGCTCGGTCGCGGAGCGTCTCGCGGACGTGGTGAAGTCGGCCCTGGGCTGA
- the truA gene encoding tRNA pseudouridine(38-40) synthase TruA yields MSDEVEPGSVRVRLDLSYDGRDFSGWARQAGGRRTVQGEIEDALRTVTRSARPYELTVAGRTDAGVHARGQVAHVDLPAEVWAEHREKLLKRLAGRLDRDVRIWRAEEAPAGFNARFSAVWRRYAYRVSDHPGGVDPLLRGHVLWHDWPLDVAAMNAASQPLLGEHDFAAYCKKREGATTIRTLQRLSWERDAAGVITATVRADAFCHNMVRSLVGALLFVGDGHRPVDWPGKVLAAGVRDSAVHVVRPHGLTLEEVGYPADELLAARNREARNKRSLPGSAGGAGCC; encoded by the coding sequence GTGAGCGATGAGGTGGAGCCCGGGTCCGTCCGGGTACGGCTGGACCTTTCCTACGACGGAAGGGACTTCTCCGGGTGGGCCCGGCAGGCGGGCGGGCGGCGCACCGTCCAGGGGGAGATCGAGGACGCGCTGCGGACCGTGACCCGCTCCGCGCGGCCGTACGAGCTGACCGTCGCCGGGCGGACCGACGCCGGGGTGCACGCCCGGGGCCAGGTGGCCCATGTGGATCTGCCCGCCGAGGTGTGGGCCGAGCACCGGGAGAAGCTGCTCAAGCGGCTCGCGGGGCGGCTCGACCGCGATGTGCGGATCTGGCGGGCCGAGGAGGCCCCGGCAGGGTTCAACGCCCGTTTCTCGGCCGTCTGGCGCCGCTACGCCTATCGCGTCAGCGACCACCCCGGCGGGGTCGACCCGCTGCTGCGCGGCCATGTGCTCTGGCACGACTGGCCGCTGGACGTGGCCGCCATGAACGCCGCCTCCCAGCCGCTGCTGGGGGAGCACGACTTCGCCGCGTACTGCAAGAAGCGGGAGGGCGCCACCACGATCCGCACCCTTCAGCGGCTCTCCTGGGAGCGCGACGCCGCCGGGGTGATCACGGCCACGGTGCGGGCCGACGCGTTCTGCCACAACATGGTGCGCTCGCTGGTGGGCGCGCTGCTCTTCGTCGGGGACGGGCACCGGCCCGTGGACTGGCCGGGGAAGGTGCTGGCGGCGGGTGTCCGGGACTCCGCGGTCCATGTGGTGCGCCCGCACGGCCTCACCCTGGAGGAGGTCGGCTACCCCGCCGACGAGCTGCTGGCCGCCCGGAACCGGGAGGCCCGCAACAAGCGGTCGCTGCCCGGGTCAGCCGGTGGCGCCGGCTGCTGCTGA
- a CDS encoding adenylate kinase, which yields MRIVLVGPPGAGKGTQAAYLAENLSIPHISTGDLFRANISQGTDLGRQAKSYMDAGELVPDEVTIGMAKDRMERPDATGGFLLDGFPRNVSQAEALDAMLKSEGMTLDAVLDLEVPEDEVVKRIAGRRICRNDSSHVFHVTYSPPAQEGVCDVCGGDLYQRDDDSETTVRKRLEVYHTQTEPIIDYYRGQGLVVTISALGKVTEVTQRAMAALQ from the coding sequence ATGCGAATCGTCCTCGTCGGACCCCCCGGTGCGGGCAAGGGAACGCAGGCCGCGTACCTTGCCGAGAACCTGTCGATCCCGCACATCTCCACGGGGGATCTCTTCCGGGCCAACATCAGCCAGGGCACCGACCTCGGCCGTCAGGCCAAGTCCTACATGGACGCGGGAGAGCTGGTCCCCGACGAGGTCACCATCGGCATGGCCAAGGACCGGATGGAACGGCCGGACGCCACCGGCGGCTTTCTGCTCGACGGCTTCCCGCGCAATGTCTCGCAGGCCGAGGCGCTGGACGCGATGCTGAAGTCCGAGGGCATGACGCTGGACGCGGTGCTCGACCTGGAGGTCCCCGAGGACGAGGTGGTCAAGCGGATCGCGGGCCGGCGCATCTGCCGGAACGACTCCAGCCACGTCTTCCATGTGACGTACTCGCCTCCGGCCCAGGAGGGTGTGTGCGACGTCTGCGGTGGCGATCTGTACCAGCGCGACGACGACTCCGAGACCACCGTGCGCAAGCGCCTGGAGGTCTACCACACCCAGACCGAGCCGATCATCGACTACTACCGGGGCCAGGGCCTCGTGGTGACGATCTCGGCGCTGGGCAAGGTCACCGAGGTGACCCAGCGGGCGATGGCCGCGTTGCAGTAG
- the rpsK gene encoding 30S ribosomal protein S11 — MPPKGRQGAAKKVRRKEKKNVAHGHAHIKSTFNNTIVSITDPSGNVISWASAGHVGFKGSRKSTPFAAQMAAESAARRAQEHGMRKVDVFVKGPGSGRETAIRSLQATGLEVGSIQDVTPTPHNGCRPPKRRRV; from the coding sequence ATGCCCCCCAAGGGTCGTCAGGGCGCTGCCAAGAAGGTGCGCCGCAAGGAAAAGAAGAACGTCGCTCACGGCCACGCGCACATCAAGAGCACGTTCAACAACACGATCGTGTCGATCACGGACCCGTCCGGCAACGTGATCTCCTGGGCCTCCGCCGGCCACGTCGGCTTCAAGGGCTCGCGCAAGTCCACCCCCTTCGCCGCGCAGATGGCCGCCGAGTCGGCCGCCCGCCGCGCGCAGGAGCACGGCATGCGCAAGGTCGACGTCTTCGTGAAGGGTCCCGGCTCCGGCCGTGAGACCGCGATCCGCTCCCTCCAGGCCACCGGTCTTGAGGTCGGCTCGATCCAGGACGTCACCCCCACGCCGCACAACGGCTGCCGTCCGCCGAAGCGCCGCCGCGTCTGA